One genomic window of Nicotiana sylvestris chromosome 10, ASM39365v2, whole genome shotgun sequence includes the following:
- the LOC138868093 gene encoding putative late blight resistance protein homolog R1A-4 isoform X2 — translation MSYKQYLSAKKRLFERLQVLDISLFYPETFVNGVQFFIQEFKFLDMFLNLQIFTDEPNMVDVTHKVQALYQDALLSELHLAYFDFCTFKLQNEISLIKMEIRSKYSFPKISSLPLSANKDGIDIRKFVTEFMDTVVENLRDLVNIYVRCTFLIVPGTIMKHMEDVLKELNLLQNFFCFVSKSLNFAPEEINVLLSDLLRMRIKPTQPCIRKIYVDVLQSLKSTIQSAGWYPKIQNQEQAIDTEASFLETILHNLADLPTNNNSNQRVALKDHLDILQMMLKLLRGNIFLVTIQDLELILRDIDTFIIDAGLMVYSLQEGEELKEDMALGVANPALVLDLSGNIQHISTTIYLTTRKAFQSKLPRILGLGYVDFLLNNLKEFKRRYTDSPAYVKNQVQTIQKEFESLQPFLVDVAEERHDGLDKFQRCATQLIGKAYEVEYIVDAFISKEGPLFCLERWLLDIIEEIAHIRNEVAEIQGKKIVEEAMNNTGKSQTPSSLARSTIMNDEVVGFKDVIEKLRDQLIRGTKGRDVISITGMPGLRQDNSSP, via the exons ATGTCTTATAAACAATATCTGTCTGCAAAGAAACGTCTTTTTGAACGTTTGCAAGTACTTGACATTAGCTTATTCTACCCTGAAACTTTTGTAAATGGAGTCCAATTCTTTATACAGGAATTCAAATTCCTCGATATGTTTCTCAACTTGCAGATCTTCACCGATGAACCAAACATGGTAGATGTCACTCACAAAGTCCAAGCTCTGTATCAAGATGCTCTACTTTCTGAATTACATCTAGCTTACTTTGATTTTTGTACCTTTAAGTTACAAAACGAGATTTCGTTGATTAAGATGGAAATTAGATCGAAATACTCCTTTCCTAAAATATCATCCTTACCTCTTTCAGCTAACAAGGATGGTATTGATATTCGCAAATTTGTGACGGAATTCATGGATACTGTGGTGGAGAATCTTCGTGATTTAGTGAACATTTATGTTCGCTGTACGTTTCTTATTGTCCCTGGAACTATAATGAAACATATGGAAGATGTTTTAAAAGAATTGAACTTGCTGCAAAATTTCTTCTGTTTTGTCTCTAAGAGCTTAA ATTTTGCTCCAGAGGAAATAAATGTATTGCTTTCTGATCTCTTGCGAATGAGGATTAAGCCAACTCAACCATGCATCCGCAAGATCTATGTTGATGTCTTGCAATCTTTAAAGTCGACAATACAATCTGCAGGATGGTATCCCAAAATCCAAAATCAAGAGCAAGCAATTGATACTGAAGCCAGTTTTTTGGAGACTATCCTACACAATTTGGCAGACCTACCAACTAATAATAACTCCAATCAGAGAGTTGCTTTGAAGGATCACTTGGATATCCTTCAAATGATGCTCAAACTCTTGAGAGGCAATATCTTCCTTGTGACGATACAAGATCTTGAACTTATTCTTCGAGATATTGACACTTTCATTATTGATGCCGGACTTATGGTTTACTCGTTACAGGAAGGCGAGGAGTTGAAGGAAGACATGGCACTGGGAGTAGCGAACCCTGCACTAGTTCTTGATTTGTCGGGCAACATTCAGCATATAAGCACAACGATCTACCTCACCACTCGGAAGGCGTTTCAATCTAAATTACCAAGGATTCTTGGATTAGGCTATGTTGATTTCCTTTTAAACAACCTGAAGGAATTCAAACGCCGCTACACAGATTCACCCGCTTATGTCAAGAACCAAGTTCAAACAATTCAGAAGGAATTTGAGAGCTTGCAACCATTTCTAGTGGATGTTGCAGAAGAGCGACACGATGGCCTCGACAAATTTCAGCGTTGTGCTACACAATTAATTGGCAAAGCATATGAGGTAGAATACATAGTTGATGCTTTTATAAGCAAAGAAGGTCCTCTCTTTTGCCTTGAGCGTTGGCTTTTGGATATCATAGAGGAGATTGCTCATATCAGAAATGAGGTAGCAGAGATTCAAGGAAAAAAAATAGTTGAGGAAGCAATGAACAATACTGGCAAAAGTCAAACGCCATCAAGTTTAGCAAGGTCTACAATCATGAATGATGAAGTTGTGGGATTTAAGGATGTCATAGAAAAATTAAGAGATCAACTAATAAGAGGAACCAAAGGGCGAGATGTTATATCAATAACCGGCATGCCGGGTCTTAGGCAAGACAACTCTAGCCCGTAG
- the LOC138868093 gene encoding putative late blight resistance protein homolog R1A-4 isoform X1: MSYKQYLSAKKRLFERLQVLDISLFYPETFVNGVQFFIQEFKFLDMFLNLQIFTDEPNMVDVTHKVQALYQDALLSELHLAYFDFCTFKLQNEISLIKMEIRSKYSFPKISSLPLSANKDGIDIRKFVTEFMDTVVENLRDLVNIYVRCTFLIVPGTIMKHMEDVLKELNLLQNFFCFVSKSLSEPLSQHIVNFFTHALAVAGHTSMLFWLYLPDFAPEEINVLLSDLLRMRIKPTQPCIRKIYVDVLQSLKSTIQSAGWYPKIQNQEQAIDTEASFLETILHNLADLPTNNNSNQRVALKDHLDILQMMLKLLRGNIFLVTIQDLELILRDIDTFIIDAGLMVYSLQEGEELKEDMALGVANPALVLDLSGNIQHISTTIYLTTRKAFQSKLPRILGLGYVDFLLNNLKEFKRRYTDSPAYVKNQVQTIQKEFESLQPFLVDVAEERHDGLDKFQRCATQLIGKAYEVEYIVDAFISKEGPLFCLERWLLDIIEEIAHIRNEVAEIQGKKIVEEAMNNTGKSQTPSSLARSTIMNDEVVGFKDVIEKLRDQLIRGTKGRDVISITGMPGLRQDNSSP; encoded by the coding sequence ATGTCTTATAAACAATATCTGTCTGCAAAGAAACGTCTTTTTGAACGTTTGCAAGTACTTGACATTAGCTTATTCTACCCTGAAACTTTTGTAAATGGAGTCCAATTCTTTATACAGGAATTCAAATTCCTCGATATGTTTCTCAACTTGCAGATCTTCACCGATGAACCAAACATGGTAGATGTCACTCACAAAGTCCAAGCTCTGTATCAAGATGCTCTACTTTCTGAATTACATCTAGCTTACTTTGATTTTTGTACCTTTAAGTTACAAAACGAGATTTCGTTGATTAAGATGGAAATTAGATCGAAATACTCCTTTCCTAAAATATCATCCTTACCTCTTTCAGCTAACAAGGATGGTATTGATATTCGCAAATTTGTGACGGAATTCATGGATACTGTGGTGGAGAATCTTCGTGATTTAGTGAACATTTATGTTCGCTGTACGTTTCTTATTGTCCCTGGAACTATAATGAAACATATGGAAGATGTTTTAAAAGAATTGAACTTGCTGCAAAATTTCTTCTGTTTTGTCTCTAAGAGCTTAAGTGAGCCTCTGAGCCAACATATTGTTAATTTCTTTACTCACGCTTTAGCAGTGGCCGGCCACACATCAATGCTTTTCTGGTTGTATTTGCCAGATTTTGCTCCAGAGGAAATAAATGTATTGCTTTCTGATCTCTTGCGAATGAGGATTAAGCCAACTCAACCATGCATCCGCAAGATCTATGTTGATGTCTTGCAATCTTTAAAGTCGACAATACAATCTGCAGGATGGTATCCCAAAATCCAAAATCAAGAGCAAGCAATTGATACTGAAGCCAGTTTTTTGGAGACTATCCTACACAATTTGGCAGACCTACCAACTAATAATAACTCCAATCAGAGAGTTGCTTTGAAGGATCACTTGGATATCCTTCAAATGATGCTCAAACTCTTGAGAGGCAATATCTTCCTTGTGACGATACAAGATCTTGAACTTATTCTTCGAGATATTGACACTTTCATTATTGATGCCGGACTTATGGTTTACTCGTTACAGGAAGGCGAGGAGTTGAAGGAAGACATGGCACTGGGAGTAGCGAACCCTGCACTAGTTCTTGATTTGTCGGGCAACATTCAGCATATAAGCACAACGATCTACCTCACCACTCGGAAGGCGTTTCAATCTAAATTACCAAGGATTCTTGGATTAGGCTATGTTGATTTCCTTTTAAACAACCTGAAGGAATTCAAACGCCGCTACACAGATTCACCCGCTTATGTCAAGAACCAAGTTCAAACAATTCAGAAGGAATTTGAGAGCTTGCAACCATTTCTAGTGGATGTTGCAGAAGAGCGACACGATGGCCTCGACAAATTTCAGCGTTGTGCTACACAATTAATTGGCAAAGCATATGAGGTAGAATACATAGTTGATGCTTTTATAAGCAAAGAAGGTCCTCTCTTTTGCCTTGAGCGTTGGCTTTTGGATATCATAGAGGAGATTGCTCATATCAGAAATGAGGTAGCAGAGATTCAAGGAAAAAAAATAGTTGAGGAAGCAATGAACAATACTGGCAAAAGTCAAACGCCATCAAGTTTAGCAAGGTCTACAATCATGAATGATGAAGTTGTGGGATTTAAGGATGTCATAGAAAAATTAAGAGATCAACTAATAAGAGGAACCAAAGGGCGAGATGTTATATCAATAACCGGCATGCCGGGTCTTAGGCAAGACAACTCTAGCCCGTAG